The Phaeocystidibacter marisrubri genomic interval AGACTCGTTCCGAGATTTTGGTGATAGTTATGTTCCAGTGATTGAAAAACCGAGCGAAATACTTCGCCAGGAATTTGAGGACACAGAAACGGTAGAAGACGAGAACCTTTCCCTTCAAGATAAAGAGGTGGAATTGATCAAAAAGGCGCTCGAAAGAAATAGAGGTAGAAGAAAGGATGCCGCTGAGGAACTTGGAATCAGCGAGAGAACTCTTTACCGCAAGATCAAACAATACAACCTCACGTAATGCGAAAGTTACTCTACACTTTGGTTTTTGCGCCACTTCTGTTTTTGTCGGGCTGTACCGGAGGTTATTCTTTTACCGGTGGAGATATTGGGAATGCCAAAACCATTTCGGTGGCTATTTTTCCCAACTACGCCGAATACGTAAACCCACAATTAAGTCAGACTTTCACGGAGCAACTACGTCAGATTTTCGTTCAACAGACTTCTCTGTCCATGATTTCATCGGGAGGAGATTTGCATTTTGAGGGATCTATCGTTGGCTATTCGATTAGTGCAAAAGCGGCAACGACAACCGAAACTACGTCGCAAAACCGCCTTACCATTAGTGTGAACGTTATATTTACCAATAATCTCGACCCTGATAAGAGTTTCGAGCAGGTGTTCTCTCGCTTTCGTGATTTCCCAGCTGATCAAGATTTCAGCTCGGTTGAAGCCGCATTGGTAGAGCAGATCAATCAAGAACTTGCCGAGAATATTTTTAACAGGGCACTAGTGAACTGGTAAAAGTGAGAAGGGAAGATTTACAAGTTTGGTTAGCAGATCCTGCATCTATTGATGCGCAGGCTACCCTTGCTTTGGAAAACGCACTGAAGGACTTCCCGTATTCCGCTATTTTACATCAGCTATACTTAAAAGGTCTTCAAAATCAGCAGAGCTATTTAGCAACGGCTCAATTGAAGAAGACTTCCATGCTCACGGGGAATCGTGGCGTGTTGATGGAATGGGTAGAAGGAGAGGATGATCGATCTCCATTGGAGGTTCCAGAGGCAGCGAAATCCATCCATAAGCCCGCAGTTAACAAGCCATCGTCCAAGCCTGAACCTCAAACGGTAAGTCAGCCCGAACGCAAACCTCAAGATGAGAACTCGGTTTCAAAACCTCCCGTGGATGTTCAGCCAAACGTGGAGAAAGAACTGAAAGCTCCTTTGCCGAAGCCAGTTCAACCCGCTTCTAAACCTGCCGTCCATGCAAAGCCAACTGTTCTAGGTGATGATTTGAGTCACCTTCCTGAACGCGTTCGTGCCATCGTTGAGAAGAGTCGCAAACTGCAATCGGAATACGGTCATCCACATGAGACGGACCCGAAGTCGGAAGAATCGGTTGCAAAAACCGAGGATGTAGAAGAAGCTGTTGAATCTCCAATAATAGAGGACGTTCAAGACGAGCCAACAGAGGTTGCTGATACCATTGCTCTAGCAGACCAACGTCCAGAATCGGAAGAGTCGGCTGCTGAGATCGTGCAAGAGGAGAAATCATCTGAAGATGTAGAAGAGCCTCAAGAAGAAGTTTCAGCAGGGACACCCCTTGATTTGAGTGCCTTGGGAGCTTTGCCTCCATTGGTAGATGTCTCTTCTAAAGAGGAAGTAGAAGAAAGCGAACCTGTACAGGCAGAGCCAGAAGAGAGAATCTTTGCACGTCCCATTGTTTTAGACGATTTGACGGGAGATTCTCAAGAGGAAGATGCCATGGAAGAGTTGCTGTCCTCATCTGTAGAGCTTGACTTCGTTTCTTGGCTCAAGCAGAAAAATCAACATGAAGACGAAACCGTAGCCGATGCACCGGCTTATGAATTCGTGATGTTGCCAGAAGAAGAAGTGGAAACTAAGAAGCCTGCAACTGAACAGAAGCAGGAAGAAAAGCACACTGAAACTCGTTCAAATAAGGCGGAAGAACGCGCGCTTAAGATGGATTTAATCGATAGGTTTATTCAAGAACAACCCAAGATCAAGCCCGTTAAGCACGTTGATCACCCTTCTAAGTCAACCTCGGTGTCCAAACCGCGCATTGATGTTTCGGCCATGGGAAGTGAAGTAGGAGACGATTTTATTACAGAAACACTTGCTCAAGTATACAGGCAACAAGGGGCATTGGAAAAAGCCCTGAGTGCTTATGAAATTTTACGTTTGAAATATCCTGAGAAAAGTAGTTTCTTTGCAAACCAGATTTCCGAGCTGCGAAGGCAGATTAAGAAGTCGTGACACAACAAGACAAGATCTAAGACTTTAAATATGACACTGTTAGTAACTATCCTCATCATCCTCGTATGCCTTCTTTTGATTGGCATCATTTTGATCCAGAAGCCAAAAGGCGGCGGATTGGGCGCTTCTTTTGGAGGTTCAGCCAACATGTTGGGTGGCGTTCAAAAGACCAACGAGTTCTTGGACAAAGCAACTTGGGGATTGGCAACTGCGTTGTTGGTACTCGTTTTGTCTACCAATATTACAGGTGCAGGTACATCATCTGAAACTCAATCAAACATCCCAGCCCAGTCTGAAATGGAAATGGATGCAGGGACGTACGACGGAGCTACTCAAGGCGTTCCTTCAGCTAGTCCAGTTCAGCAAGACCTTGAAATGCCTGAAGGTGAATAAACTCATTTGACAGAGTACTGTCACTTAAAAAATGCCATCCTGACACAGGGTGGCATTTTTTTTATGCCTAGACTGACAATTGCAGCACGGTAATGGGCTTGGCATATTTTGTGACTTATTGCGAGCAGTAAAACAAAAGAGGTCTAACCCAAATAAAATCGATTCCAACATGGCAGACTTTGGCATCCGCCCCATTGCAGGAACAAAGAACAGAGTAGTTGTAGAACCTGCAGAAGCTGAAACAAAAACAGCTTCGGGAATCATTATCCCGGACACCGCAAAAGAAAAACCACAACAAGGTGTAGTTCGCGCAGTAAGCGAAGACGCTGAAGATGGTAAGCCTACAGTAAAGGCGGGTGATCGTGTATTGTACGGCAAGTACTCTGGTACGGAGTTCAAGTACGAAGGTGCAGATTACCTCATCATGCGTGAGTCAGATATCCTAGCGATTATCTAATTCACCCCCTCATTAATCATTGAAAGTTAAATTCCAATAATCAAGGAAAATGGCAAAGAACATCGACTTTGATGTAACTGCTCGCGACGGAATTCGTCGTGGTGTAGACGCATTGGCCAATGCTGTTAAAGTAACCCTCGGACCAAAAGGTCGTAACGTGGTTATCGAAAAATCATTTGGCGCTCCAACCGTAACAAAAGACGGGGTGAGTGTGGCTAAGGAAATTGAATTAGAAGACAAGCTTGAGAACTTAGGTGCTCAGATGGTAAAAGAAGTAGCGTCTAAAACTGCAGACCTTGCAGGTGACGGTACAACTACTGCTACGGTACTCGCTCAAGCCATCATCAACCACGGTGCTAAAAACGTGGCTGCAGGTGCCAACCCAATGGACCTTAAGCGCGGTATCGACAAAGCGGTTGAAACTGTTATTGCTGAATTGAGAAAGTTGAGCCAAGAAGTTGGTGACAACAACGAGAAGATTGAGCAAGTAGCAACCATTTCTGCAAACAACGACCCTGCTATCGGTAAGTTGATTGCTGAAGCGATGGCTAAAGTGAAGAAAGAAGGTGTAATCACTGTTGAAGAAGCAAAGGGTACCGATACGTACGTTGACGTAGTAGAAGGTATGCAATTCGACCGTGGGTATTTGTCGCCGTACTTCGTAACGGACACCGATAAGATGCACACCGAAATGGAGAACCCACACATCTTGATCTACGACAAGAAGATCAGCACGATGAAGGAGTTGCTTCCAATTCTCGAACCCGCTGCACAAAGCGGTCGCGGTTTGGTGATTATTGCTGAAGACGTGGAAGGCGAAGCCTTGGCCGCTCTAGTAGTGAACAAACTACGTGGTGGTTTGAAGGTGGCTGCTGTTAAAGCTCCAGGCTTTGGCGATCGCCGTAAAGCGATGTTGGAAGATATCGCTATCCTAACCGGTGGTACCGTGATTTCAGAAGAGCGTGGATTCTCATTGGAGAACGCAACACTGGACATGTTGGGTACGGCTGAGAAAGTGGATATCGACAAAGACAACACTGTGATTGTAAACGGTGCAGGTAATAAGTCGGATATCACTGCTCGCGTGAATCAAATCAAGGTTCAAATTGAAGATACTACTTCAGATTACGACCGTGAGAAGTTGCAAGAGCGTCTTGCTAAACTCGCTGGTGGTGTTGCTGTTCTTTATGTAGGTGCAGCTTCAGAGGTAGAGATGAAAGAGAAGAAAGATCGCGTTGACGATGCACTTGCTGCAACTCGTGCTGCTATCGAAGAAGGTATTGTGCCTGGTGGTGGTGTAGCATTGGTTCGCGTGAGTGGAGCCCTAGAGAATTTGAAAGGCGACAACGACGATCAAACTACAGGTATAGCTATCATTTATCGCGCAGTTGAAGAACCACTTCGCCAGATTGTGGCAAATGCCGGTATGGAAGGTAGCGTTGTAGTAGCGAAAGTGAAAGAAGGCGAGGGCGACTTCGGTTTCAACGCGAAGAATGATGTTTACTGCAACATGTATGAAGCAGGTATCATCGATCCAACTAAGGTTACACGTGTAGCTTTGGAAAACGCAGCTTCTGTTGCGGGTCTCGTATTGACTACCGAAGCAGCAATCACAGAAATCCCTAGCGATAACGACGGCGCTGCCGGAGCTATGGGTGGTGGTATGCCTGGCATGATGTAAGATCACATCCCTAGAATAGAAAAGGGCCATCTCATTGAGGTGGCCCTTTTTATTTGGTGTCGATTTGAACTGAAATCGTCTGAAGTTATCGCGATGCGACCTCTCTGTTTCTAGTTTTGAGTATGGTCAATGCGTCGAGTTCTTCTTTCAAAGGTTCCATGATGGCCATGAAATGTGGTCGGATGGACTCGGCAATAGGTTCTGCATCCGGAAGTTTCTCTCTCAGTGGATCTACTTGCTGCCCGTTCTTCCAAAAGCGGTAACATACATGGGGGCCAGTTGCCAATCCCGTAGATCCAACATATCCAATGACATCTCCCTGACGAACTCTGTCGCCAACATTTACCCCTTTAGCAAATCGGCTCATGTGCAAATACTGGGTAGTATAAACGGAATTGTGTTCAATCTTCACGTAGTTTCCATTCGCACTAGTATAAGCTCTTCGAATAACTCTTCCGTCTGCAGTGGCGAGAATAGGCGTTCCGGTAGGTGCGGCGTAATCGGTGCCCAAGTGAGCCTTCCAACGCTTTTGAACGGGATGGAAACGTCGTTGGGTGTATCTGGATGATATACGGCCGAATTGAAGCGGAGCTCGCAAGAATGCTTTTCTCAAACTCTCGCCCGTTTCATCGTAATACTCATAGGTGCCATAGGTAGAATCTAAAAAGCCAAAAGCGTATTCATCGTCTCCCATGTGATTCAAGTTCGCCGCGATGATTTTGCCTGTGCCTACAAAGATGGAGTCGTCGATGTACTCTTCTTCGAAAATAACACGGTAGGTATCCCCTGCTTGAATGCGAAAGAAGTCGATGGTCCAAGCGTAAATCTCAGAAAGTCGGACTGCGAGTACAGGACTCACATCTTGTTCTTGAAGCGATACGTATAAACTTCCTTCAATAACACCAGCTACTTCACGTCGCTTTACCGTAACCTCACGCACTCCAGCTTTGGCCCAGATAGAGTCTTGAAGGTGGAATACAACGTAATCCGTGAGCGATTTTTCATAGATGAAGTATTCCGCAGTAGCAGCAGAGTCGTTACGGCGAAGGACTGCGTACGATTTATCCACTTGGAATCGACGAACGTCGAATACGGAATCAGAAGCGGTTACGATTTTGTGGACTGCCAAGCTAGGGATGCCATAGCGATCGAGGATTAATCCAAAGGTCTCGCCTGATTTAATCGTATTCTTCTCCACCGTGAGGCCGGTCATATCAATGCCGTAAAGCGTTGGAGTCTCTATCGGCTCAGTAACTGCAAGCTCGTTGAGGTTTTCTTCCACCTCCACGCGCTCAGGTACCAGTTGAATACTAATAACAATGGCCGTAATCGTTACCAGACCTGCAAGGATGGCAAATCGAATGGTCTTCTTTTTCCACTTCATGAATTACTTCGCCTTCAAGTCGTTTAGGACGTCGTTTACCCAACCGCGACCCCATTCTTCTTTTTCGTGATCGGTCCAGATTTCTGGATAAAAAATTCGCTTTTGGAAACGTGGAGGGAGGTATTTCTGCCAGTTGGTTCCACCTGTAGCTCTTACATCGCCGTCTTGTTTGGCGAGGTAACGAACGGCAGAGCGGTAGTGCTCCAAGGGCCAGTTGATGTTCACGTTCACGTCCAACTGCTTCAACTCTTTAAGAAGGGTCTCATTTTGGCGATCTTCTTCACTTAGGGAGAGGTAGCGTTGCCAAAGCGTTTGACCTTTCCAACGTCTACCCATTCGAATGAGTTCATCGCTGTATTTCTCTTCAAATTGACGAAGTGTAAGCGTTTTTTCTCCGCTCTCAGCAATAGTAGCACCGTCTTGCCAGTAGATGTCTTTGTACATCTCTTCTGTGGAAGAGTCGGCGTTGTATTTTTCGCGTTTGCCAGATTTTACCAAGCGGATAAAATCAGTACTCGCAATCTCAATCATGCGGTATTGAACGCTTTGGAAACCACTTGCTGGAATCAATGCCATTCGGAACTTGAGGAATTGCGCTCGGTCCATTCCTTCAACCATTACATTAAAACTGTGCGTGAGCACTTCAAAGTAACGGTTGATGCGGCGAACCTTCTCCGTCAAGAATTCCACGGTAGGGTTATCATTTCCCTTTACTTGCTTCAATTCATGCAAACTCAGCTTGAAGTAAAGCTCAGTGATTTGATGATACATGATGAAGATTTCCTCGTCAGGAATGGGCGTGCGAGGAGTTTGCAAGCTCAATAACGTATCGAGGTGAATGTAATCCCAATACGTGATATAATCGGCGTATAGTAGACCGTCCAAAAAGGCGATGAGCTCCTGACCAGAAGCTTGATACTTCTCAGAAAGTTTTTCGATACGATCCTTCAGATCTGCGCTGAATTCCATAGTTCTGTACAAGTGATTTCGGCGAATGTACGAACTTTTACGCCCTTCTACCACGTGGATAGAAGGGCGTTAACATAGGTTTTGAACAGGACTTATCTGTAAATTCTCATCGGGTGTGCTAGGTTGGCGTACTTGGTTAGCTCAACCGTAATGCTACCCACAGCTAGCTCTGATTTCAGTTTGATGGGAATACGGTTTTTGTCGTTGCTCACCCAAATCGTCATGGACTCTTCTTCCTTAAACACTCTACCTTCTTGAACCACGGGAGTGAATTTCATACAGTTTACGGAGAAGTCATCTAGCTCAACGCGTTCCACTCCGCCATATCGCAAGATGAAAGGAAAGGTTTCGTGATCTAGGAATACAGGGATGTGAATTTCATCACCTATGGCAATTCCTTTAACATCCATGCTTCTCGCGTAGTAAAACGCAGAGAAGATATCTTGCATTTGTTGATCCAATTGAAACACGGTGTCTCGCTTATACGTGTCGGTTGCAGTGAGATCATCCTGGTTGAAGTAGATGTGTCGATTGATGGTGTAACCGCCCTCGTCTACATCTCGAATAAACTCAAGTGGGTGCAACTCGGAAGTGTCCATATAGGTCTCATAACGATCTTCGGTATGGAAAAACCAATCGGTCATCCCTGTGGTTCTGCCGGTTCCTACCATGTGAAACACAGGCTTCTTGTTTCTTTCGGTGATGCTTTTTACTTGGAGTTCTGCTTCCCCAGCTTTTACAAAACCGTATTGAATATTGTATTGAAGTTTCTCGCCAGCTTTGAACGGTAAGTCGGCGTTAGATACGGGTTTGAAGTCGGTTCTCTTGGCCGCCATTTGACTCGCTTGGAAAGAATACGCCACACAATGTGATGCGAGGAGGACGGCTATGACGCTTAATTGTTTCATGTTCGTGATATTTGTGTTCTCTAACTGGAATCCAAAACGCGTGCCAGAGCAAGCTCAAAGTTTAAAACGAAAGAAAATCTTATTCGTTGTCCTCAACTGGGGGCTCGGGCATGCTACGCGTACAGAGGTGCTGATACGTGAGGCTTTGGCTCGTGGAGCCGAAGTTCACATTGCATCTGATGGCGATGCATTGGCCGTTCTCATGCAGAGTTTTCCAAAGCAGATCTTCCATGTTCTTTCCGATTACAAGATTCGGTATCGATCTGGATTTAGAAATCTTCCTAGCTTGATTTTGTCGATTCCCCGTGTGATGCGAATGCATTTTAGAGATGTTCGAACCATTCGAGAATTGCATTTGCGCTATCAATATGACGGGGTGATATCAGACAATAGACCCTCGGGATTGTTGGTTAAAGTGCCCTCCGTTTACATGACGCATCAGTTGCGAATTCGAGCAAGGTGGTTGAGCTCTATACTCACCCATGGACATCGAATGATGTACCGAAAATTCGATGAGGTGTGGGTGCCTGATTTGAAAGATAGAGTTTTGTCTGGAGCTTTGAGCAAGCCGATTTCCAAGCGGATGAAGGTACGTTACATTGGCCCACTTTCGAGACTGGACAAAGTGGAGCCCACTGAAAGAATCCCGTGGGCGGCGGTGCTTAGCGGGCCAGAGCCCCTGCGATCGGAATGGGAGAAAGAGCTGTTAGAAGTGCGTGTGCAATTGCCGGAAGGAGGGGTCATTGTTCGAGGAAAGCCCGAGGAGCATTTGCAAGAGGAAGGCGTGATAAACTATCTAGATCGAGAAGGTCTATCTCAATTGTACGCCAATGCGGAAGTCGTTGTGTGTAGATCGGGGTATTCGTCTCTTATGGATTTACTGGCATTGAATAAGAAGGCTCTTTTGGTGCCTACGCCAGGTCAATTGGAGCAAGAGTACTTAGCCGTGCATTCAACGAGGAACAATTGGAGAGTAGGGGAGCAAGGCGTGGTGGATTACCAGACAATGTTGAACGAAGTGATGTCGATTCAAACCGAGGATAAGGAAGCGATAGCATCCCTGCCCACA includes:
- a CDS encoding peptidoglycan DD-metalloendopeptidase family protein translates to MKWKKKTIRFAILAGLVTITAIVISIQLVPERVEVEENLNELAVTEPIETPTLYGIDMTGLTVEKNTIKSGETFGLILDRYGIPSLAVHKIVTASDSVFDVRRFQVDKSYAVLRRNDSAATAEYFIYEKSLTDYVVFHLQDSIWAKAGVREVTVKRREVAGVIEGSLYVSLQEQDVSPVLAVRLSEIYAWTIDFFRIQAGDTYRVIFEEEYIDDSIFVGTGKIIAANLNHMGDDEYAFGFLDSTYGTYEYYDETGESLRKAFLRAPLQFGRISSRYTQRRFHPVQKRWKAHLGTDYAAPTGTPILATADGRVIRRAYTSANGNYVKIEHNSVYTTQYLHMSRFAKGVNVGDRVRQGDVIGYVGSTGLATGPHVCYRFWKNGQQVDPLREKLPDAEPIAESIRPHFMAIMEPLKEELDALTILKTRNREVASR
- a CDS encoding LptE family protein — translated: MRKLLYTLVFAPLLFLSGCTGGYSFTGGDIGNAKTISVAIFPNYAEYVNPQLSQTFTEQLRQIFVQQTSLSMISSGGDLHFEGSIVGYSISAKAATTTETTSQNRLTISVNVIFTNNLDPDKSFEQVFSRFRDFPADQDFSSVEAALVEQINQELAENIFNRALVNW
- the groL gene encoding chaperonin GroEL (60 kDa chaperone family; promotes refolding of misfolded polypeptides especially under stressful conditions; forms two stacked rings of heptamers to form a barrel-shaped 14mer; ends can be capped by GroES; misfolded proteins enter the barrel where they are refolded when GroES binds), yielding MAKNIDFDVTARDGIRRGVDALANAVKVTLGPKGRNVVIEKSFGAPTVTKDGVSVAKEIELEDKLENLGAQMVKEVASKTADLAGDGTTTATVLAQAIINHGAKNVAAGANPMDLKRGIDKAVETVIAELRKLSQEVGDNNEKIEQVATISANNDPAIGKLIAEAMAKVKKEGVITVEEAKGTDTYVDVVEGMQFDRGYLSPYFVTDTDKMHTEMENPHILIYDKKISTMKELLPILEPAAQSGRGLVIIAEDVEGEALAALVVNKLRGGLKVAAVKAPGFGDRRKAMLEDIAILTGGTVISEERGFSLENATLDMLGTAEKVDIDKDNTVIVNGAGNKSDITARVNQIKVQIEDTTSDYDREKLQERLAKLAGGVAVLYVGAASEVEMKEKKDRVDDALAATRAAIEEGIVPGGGVALVRVSGALENLKGDNDDQTTGIAIIYRAVEEPLRQIVANAGMEGSVVVAKVKEGEGDFGFNAKNDVYCNMYEAGIIDPTKVTRVALENAASVAGLVLTTEAAITEIPSDNDGAAGAMGGGMPGMM
- a CDS encoding glycosyltransferase family protein, which codes for MFVIFVFSNWNPKRVPEQAQSLKRKKILFVVLNWGLGHATRTEVLIREALARGAEVHIASDGDALAVLMQSFPKQIFHVLSDYKIRYRSGFRNLPSLILSIPRVMRMHFRDVRTIRELHLRYQYDGVISDNRPSGLLVKVPSVYMTHQLRIRARWLSSILTHGHRMMYRKFDEVWVPDLKDRVLSGALSKPISKRMKVRYIGPLSRLDKVEPTERIPWAAVLSGPEPLRSEWEKELLEVRVQLPEGGVIVRGKPEEHLQEEGVINYLDREGLSQLYANAEVVVCRSGYSSLMDLLALNKKALLVPTPGQLEQEYLAVHSTRNNWRVGEQGVVDYQTMLNEVMSIQTEDKEAIASLPTDLFRLFQGKGES
- a CDS encoding DUF3108 domain-containing protein codes for the protein MKQLSVIAVLLASHCVAYSFQASQMAAKRTDFKPVSNADLPFKAGEKLQYNIQYGFVKAGEAELQVKSITERNKKPVFHMVGTGRTTGMTDWFFHTEDRYETYMDTSELHPLEFIRDVDEGGYTINRHIYFNQDDLTATDTYKRDTVFQLDQQMQDIFSAFYYARSMDVKGIAIGDEIHIPVFLDHETFPFILRYGGVERVELDDFSVNCMKFTPVVQEGRVFKEEESMTIWVSNDKNRIPIKLKSELAVGSITVELTKYANLAHPMRIYR
- the secG gene encoding preprotein translocase subunit SecG, with the protein product MTLLVTILIILVCLLLIGIILIQKPKGGGLGASFGGSANMLGGVQKTNEFLDKATWGLATALLVLVLSTNITGAGTSSETQSNIPAQSEMEMDAGTYDGATQGVPSASPVQQDLEMPEGE
- a CDS encoding co-chaperone GroES encodes the protein MADFGIRPIAGTKNRVVVEPAEAETKTASGIIIPDTAKEKPQQGVVRAVSEDAEDGKPTVKAGDRVLYGKYSGTEFKYEGADYLIMRESDILAII
- a CDS encoding tryptophan 2,3-dioxygenase family protein — protein: MEFSADLKDRIEKLSEKYQASGQELIAFLDGLLYADYITYWDYIHLDTLLSLQTPRTPIPDEEIFIMYHQITELYFKLSLHELKQVKGNDNPTVEFLTEKVRRINRYFEVLTHSFNVMVEGMDRAQFLKFRMALIPASGFQSVQYRMIEIASTDFIRLVKSGKREKYNADSSTEEMYKDIYWQDGATIAESGEKTLTLRQFEEKYSDELIRMGRRWKGQTLWQRYLSLSEEDRQNETLLKELKQLDVNVNINWPLEHYRSAVRYLAKQDGDVRATGGTNWQKYLPPRFQKRIFYPEIWTDHEKEEWGRGWVNDVLNDLKAK